A window of the Parabacteroides merdae ATCC 43184 genome harbors these coding sequences:
- a CDS encoding type II toxin-antitoxin system antitoxin, translating into MAKKENGNATKSFILRVDAEMMEAIEAWAADEFRSTNGQIQYILDQALRKAGRLKKKRILKSEEKNKE; encoded by the coding sequence ATGGCCAAAAAGGAAAATGGAAATGCGACCAAGAGTTTCATATTGCGTGTGGACGCAGAAATGATGGAAGCGATCGAAGCCTGGGCTGCCGATGAATTTCGGAGTACAAACGGCCAGATACAATACATTTTGGATCAAGCCCTACGCAAGGCAGGGCGCCTCAAAAAGAAACGAATACTAAAATCTGAAGAGAAAAATAAAGAGTAG